From the genome of Palaemon carinicauda isolate YSFRI2023 chromosome 36, ASM3689809v2, whole genome shotgun sequence:
cgatgctgctgctactactagtacCGATGCCGTTGCATCAgcagctgctactactacttcagatgctgctgctactactagtgccgctgctgatgctgctgctactactagtcccgatgccgctgctgatgctgctgctactactagtcccgatgccgctgctgatgctgctgctactactagtcccGATGCCGTtgcagatgctgctgctgctactagtcccGATGCCGTTGCAGATGCTGCTACTACTAGTCCCGATGCCGTTGcagatgctgctgctactactagtcccGATGCCGTTGcagatgctgctgctactactagtcccgatgccgctgctgatgctgctgctactactagtcccgatgccgctgctgatgctgctgctactactagtcccgatgccgctgctgatgctgctgctactactagtcccGATGCCGTTGcagatgctgctgctactactagtcccGATGCCGTTGCAGATGCTGCTACTACTAGTCCCGATGCTGTTGcagatgctgctgctactactagtcccGATGCTGTTGcagatgctgctgctactactagtcccGATGCTGTTGcagatgctgctgctactactagtcccgatgccgctgctgatgctgctgctactactagtcccgatgccgctgctgatgctgctgctactactagtcccgatgccgctgctgatgctgctgctactactagtccctatgccgctgctgatgctgctgctactactagttttGATGCTGATGTAGctgctgctactgttactactattTCCAATGCCGCTGCTGCTACTACTGATTCTGATGCCGCTGCTGAtgcagctgctactactactaggtGTGATGCcactgctgatgctgctgctactagttctgatGCCGCCCGATGCCGCTGCTGCTACTGATTCTGCTACTGCTAGTTTTGATGCTGATGtagctgctgctgctactaattctgatgccgctgctgctactactaggtgTAATGCCAACTTTGTTGCTACTACTAGGTCTGATGCCGTCGCCGCTgctactactagttccgatgccttTGCTgatgctgatgctgctgctacttacTAGTTCTGATGCTGACGTGGCTGCTTCTGCTTCTACTACTAGTTctgatgccgctgctgctgctgctactactagttctGATGCCGCTGCTGCTACTGGTTCTGATGCCGCTGCAgctactactagttccgatgccgctgctgctgctactaatTTTGATGCCGCTGCTGCTTGCAGCTACTAATTCTGataccgctgctgctgctgctactagttccgatgctgaCGTGGcttctgctgctactagttccgattccgctgctgctactagttccgatgccgctgctgcgtctgctgctgctagttccgctGCTGCTGCgtctgctgctgctagttccgctGCTGCTGCgtctgctgctgctagttccgctgctgctgctgctgctagttccgctgctgctgctgctagttccgaaGCTGCCgacgctgcagctgctgctactagttctggtattgctgctgctgatgctactagttccgatgccactgctactactactagttacGATGcccctgctgctgctgctagttctgatgccgctgctgctgctgatagtcccgatgccgctgctgctgctgctagttccgatgccgctgccgctgctgctagttccgatgccgctgctagttccgatgcagctgctgctgctgctagttccgatgccgctgctagttccgatgcagctgctgctgctgctagttccgatgccgctgctagttccgatgcagctgctgctgctgctagttccgatgccgctgctagttccgatgccgctgctgctgctgctagttccgatgccgctgctagttccgatgcagctgctgctgctgctactagttccgatgccggtgCTGCTGCTGTAgctgctgctagttccgatgccgctgctgctgctagttccgatgccgctgctgctgctgctactagttccgatgccggtgCTGCTGCTGTAgctgctgctagttccgatgccgGTGCTGCTGCTGTAgctgctgctagttccgatgccgctgctgctgctgctgctagttccgatgccgctgctgctgctgctgctagttccgatgccgctgctgctgccgctagttccgatgccggtgctactgctgctactagttctgatCCCTCTGCTGCTACTAGTTTCAAAGCCTCTGCAGCTGCTACTAATTTTGATGCGGCTGGTGCTGCTATTGTTCCGATACCGCTGCTACTATTTCCGATGCCACTGCTGCTACAAGTTTTGATGCCGCATCTGCTCCTGCTACTAGTCCTGATGCCGTCGCTGCTAGTTCCGGTATTGCTGCTGCTGatactactagttccgatgcccctGCTGTTGCTACTAGTTCTGATGCcattgctgctgctactagttttgATGCCACTTCTGCTGCTAGTTCCAAAGCCTCTGccgctgctactagttccgatgccaccGCCGCTGCTGCTCCTACTAGATCCAATGCCACTGCTGCTACTACTGCCGATGCCTCTGCTTCCGCTGCTGCTATTAGTTCTGATGCCGccactgctgctactagttccgatgctacCGCTGCTGCTTCTAGTTCCGATGCCGCCGCTGGTGATGCCGTTACTAGTTCTGATGTCGCTACTAGTTCCAATGCCATCTCTGCTGCTGTTACTAATTCCGATGCTGCTGGTGCTACTAGTTCTGATACCGCtggtgctgctgctactagtttcaATGCCgccgctgctgctactagttctgatgctgctgctgatgctgctgctactactaatcCAAATGCCACTGCTGATGCTGCTGTTGCTACTAGTCCCGATGCCgttgctgatgctgctgctactacttgTTCCGATGCCACTGCTGATGCTGCTACTACTaatagttccgatgccgctgctgatGCTGCTACTACTAGTTTCGATGCTGAAgtagctgctgctgctgatactactagttccgatgccgctgctgctgctgctactactaattctgatgccgctgctgctactactaggtgTGATGCCGacgctgctgctactactatttCCGATGCCgttgctgatgctgctgctactactaggtcTGATGCCatcgctgctgctactactagttctGATGCCGATGGTGCTTCTGCCACTAGTTCTGATGCCGCTGCTGCTTCTGCTACTAGTTCTGATgccgctgctgctactactagttctgaagtcgatgctgctgctgctactagtttcgATGCCGCCGAtgcagctgctgctactactagttctgataccgctgctgctactactagttctgatgccgctgctgctactactagttctGATGCTGATGTGGCTGCTGCTGCTACTATTAGTTCCAATGTCGCTGCTACTAGTTCTGAAGCTGCCGATGCTGCAGCTGCCGCTACTAGTTCTGAAgccgctgctgctactactagtttcGAAGCTGCTGCCGTTCCAGCTTCTGCTACTAGTTCCGAAgccgctgctgctactactagttccgatgccgctgctgctacTAATTTTAATGCCGCTGCTGGTGCTGCTACTAATTTTAATGCCGCTGCTGGTGCTGCCACTAGTTTCAAAGCCCCCACCACTGCATCTGCTGCTACTTGTTCCGAAGCCCCCGCCGCTGCTTCTGCTGCTACTAGTTCAGAGGCTTCTAATGCTACTAGTTCTGATGCTGCCACTAGTTCTGATGCCGCCGCTGCTGCTGATGCTACTAGTTCCAATGCccttgctgctgctactagttccgatgttgctactactagttccgatgctgTTGCTACTAGTTCCTGTCACTGCATCTGCTGCTACTAAgttttgctgctgctactagttccaatGCCACTGCTTTTGCTACTGTTGATACTAGTTCCAATGCAGCTTGTGCTGCTACTGGTTCCTATGATACTGCTGCTACTATTTCCAATGTCGTTGCAGTGACTGCTACTAGTTCTAATGCCGCTGCAGCTTCTGCTACTAATTTCGGTGTCGCTGCAGCTGCTGCTCCTAGTTTTggtgctgctgcagctgctgctactagtttcggtgttgctgctgctgatgctactagttccgatgctgctgctgatgctgctagttccgatgccactgctactactactagttacAATGCccctgctgctgctagttccgatgccgctgctgctaGTTCCAATGCCGGTGCTGCTGCTAGTTCCAATGCCGGTGCTGCTGCTAGTTCCAATGCCGCTGCAGCTGCTGCCAGTTCCAATGCTGCTACTAGTTTTGATGCCTCTGCTGATGCTAGTTCCAAAGCCTCTGCAGCTGCTACTAGTTctgatgctgctgctactgctattgTTCCGATGCCGCTGCTACTATTTCCGATGCCACTGCTGCTACAAGTTTTGATGCTGCCGCTGCTCCTGCTACTAGTCCTGATGCCACtactgctactagttccgatgccgccgCTGcggctactagttccgatgccgccgctgctgctactagttccgatgcgccgctgctgctactagttccgatgccgctgatGCTGTTACTAGTTCTGATGTCGCTACTAGTTGCAATGCCACCTcttctgctgctactagttccgatgctgctgGTGCTACTAGTTCTGATACCGCtggtgctgctgctactagttcagaTGCCGCTGCTGCTTCTGCTACTACTAGTCCCGATGCCGTTGctatgctgctgctgctactagtcccgatgccgctgctgatgctgctgctactactagtcccgatgccgctgctgatgctgctgctactactagtcccgatgccgctgctgatgctgctgctactactagtcccGATggcgctgctgatgctgctgctactacgTCCCGATggcgctgctgatgctgctgctactactagtcccgatgccgctgctgatgctgctgctactactagtcccgatgccgctgctgatgctgctgctactactagttcagatgccgctgctgatgctgctgctactactagttctGAGGCCGCTGCTGATGCTGCTACTAATAGTTTCGATGCTGATgtagctgctgctactgctactactagttctgatgccgctgctgctgctactagtttcaatgccactgctgctactactaattctgatgctgctgctgctactactaggtcTGATGCCgtcgctgctgctactactagttctAATGCCACTGCTGCTACTAGTttcgatgctgctgctgcttctagttccgatgccgctgctgctactgctagttccgatgccgctgctgctactgctagttccaatgccgctgctgctgctactgctagttccgatgccgctgctgctgctactgctagttccgatgccgctgctgctgctactgctagttccaatgccgctgctgctgctactgctagttCCAATGCCGCTGCTACTGCTAGTtccgctgctgctgctactgctagttCCAATGTCGCTGCTGCTGCTATTACTAGTTCCAATGTCGCTGCTGCTGCTATTACTAGTTCCAATGTCGCTGCTGCTGCTATTACTAGTTCCAATgtcgctgctgctactactagttccgAAGCCGCCGACGCTGCAGCTGCTACTACTAGTTCCGAAGCCGCCgacgctgcagctgctgctactagttctgaAGCCGCCGCTgctactactagttccgatgccgatgctgctgctactagttccgatgccgctgctgctgctaatTTCTATGCCACTGCTTTTGCTGCTACTAGTTtcaatgctgctgctgctgctaccagttttgatgccgctgctgctgctgctactagttttgatgctgctgctgctgctactagttccaaaGCCCCCgccgctgcagctgctgctacttgtTCCAAAGCCGCCACCCCTGCTTCTGCTGCTACTGATTTTGATGCCGCTGCTTTTGCTGCTACTAGTTTcaatgctgctgctgctactagttttttatgccgctgctgctgctactagttttgATGCCGCtggtgctgctgctactagtttcaATGCCgccgctgctgctactagttctgatgctgctgctgatgctgctgctactactaatcCAAATGCCACTGCTGATGCTGCTGTTGCTACTAGTCCCGATGCCgttgctgatgctgctgctactacttgTTCCGATGCCACTGCTGATGCTGCTACTACTaatagttccgatgccgctgctgatGCTGCTACTACTAGTTTCGATGCTGAAgtagctgctgctgctgatactactagttccgatgccgctgctgctgctgctactactaattctgatgccgctgctgctactactaggtgTGATGCCGacgctgctgctactactatttCCGATGCCgttgctgatgctgctgctactactaggtcTGATGCCatcgctgctgctactactagttctGATGCCGATGGTGCTTCTGCTACTAGTTCTGATGCCGCTGCTGCTTCTGCTACTAGTTCTGATgccgctgctgctactactagttctgaagtcgatgctgctgctgctactagtttcgATGCCGCCGAtgcagctgctgctactactagttctgataccgctgctgctactactagttctgatgccgctgctgctactactagttctGATGCTGATGTGGCTGCTGCTGCTACTATTAGTTCCAATGTCGCTGCTACTAGTTCTGAAGCTGCCGATGCTGCAGCTGCCGCTACTAGTTCTGAAgccgctgctgctactactagtttcGAAGCTGCTGCCGTTCCAGCTTCTGCTACTAGTTCCGAAgccgctgctgctactactagttccgatgccgctgctgctacTAATTTTAATGCCGCTGCTGGTGCTGCTACTAATTTTAATGCCGCTGCTGGTGCTGCCACTAGTTTCAAAGCCCCCACCACTGCATCTGCTGCTACTTGTTCCGAAGCCCCCGCCGCTGCTTCTGCTGCTACTAGTTCAGAGGCTTCTAATGCTACTAGTTCTGATGCTGCCACTAGTTCTGATgccgccgctgctgctgctgctactagttctgatGCCGCCACTGCTGCTGATGCTACTAGTTCCAATGCccttgctgctgctactagttccgatgttgctactactagttccgatgctgTTGCTACTAGTTCCTGTCACTGCATCTGCTGCTACTAAgttttgctgctgctactagttccaatGCCACTGCTTTTGCTACTGTTGATACTAGTTCCAATGCAGCTTGTGCTGCTACTGGTTTCTATGATACTGCTGCTACTATTTCCAATGTCGTTGCAGTGACTGCTACTAGTTCTAATGCCGCTGCAGCTTCTGCTACTAATTTCGGTGTCGCTGCAGCTGCTGCTCCTAGTTTTggtgctgctgcagctgctgctactagtttcggtgttgctgctgctgatgctactagttccgatgctgctgctgatgctgctagttccgatgccactgctactactactagttacAATGCccctgctgctgctagttccgatgccgctgctgctaGTTCCAATGCCGCTGCAGCTGCTGCCAGTTCCAATGCCGGTGCTGCTGCTAGTTCCAATGCCGGTGCTGCTGCTAGTTCCAATGCCGCTGCAGCTGCTGCCAGTTCCAATGCTGCTACTAGTTTTGATGCCTCTGCTGATGCTAGTTCCAAAGCCTCTGCAGCTGCTACTAGTTctgatgctgctgctactgctattgTTCCGATGCCGCTGCTACTATTTCCGATGCCACTGCTGCTACAAGTTTTGATGCTGCCGCTGCTCCTGCTACTAGTCCTGATGCCACtactgctactagttccgatgccgccgCTGcggctactagttccgatgccgccgctgctgctactagttccgatgcgccgctgctgctactagttccgatgccgctgatGCTGTTACTAGTTCTGATGTCGCTACTAGTTGCAATGCCACCTcttctgctgctactagttccgatgctgctgGTGCTACTAGTTCTGATACCGCtggtgctgctgctactagttcagaTGCCGCTGCTGCTTCTGCTACTACTAGTCCCGATGCCGTTGctatgctgctgctgctactagtcccgatgccgctgctgatgctgctgctactactagtcccgatgccgctgctgatgctgctgctactactagtcccgatgccgctgctgatgctgctgctactactagtcccGATggcgctgctgatgctgctgctactactagtcccGATggcgctgctgatgctgctgctactactagtcccgatgccgctgctgatgctgctgctactactagtcccgatgccgctgctgatgctgctgctactactagttccgatgccgctgctgatgctgctgctactactagttctGAGGCCGCTGCTGATGCTGCTACTAATAGTTTCGATGCTGATgtagctgctgctactgctactactagttctgatgccgctgctgctgctactagtttcaatgccactgctgctactactaattctgatgctgctgctgctactactaggtcTGATGCCgtcgctgctgctactactagttctAATGCCACTGCTGCTACTAGTttcgatgctgctgctgcttctagttccgatgccgctgctgctactgctagttccgatgccgctgctgctactgctagttccaatgccgctgctgctgctactgctagttccgatgccgctgctgctgctactgctagttccgatgccgctgctgctgctactgctagttccaatgccgctgctgctgctactgctagttCCAATGCCGCTGCTACTGCTAGTtccgctgctgctgctactgctagttCCAATGTCGCTGCTGCTGCTATTACTAGTTCCAATGTCGCTGCTGCTGCTATTACTAGTTCCAATGTCGCTGCTGCTGCTATTACTAGTTCCAATgtcgctgctgctgctactagttccaatgtcgctgctgctactactagttccgAAGCCGCCGACGCTGCAGCTGCTACTACTAGTTCCGAAGCCGCCgacgctgcagctgctgctactagttctgaAGCCGCCGCTgctactactagttccgatgccgatgctgctgctactagttccgatgccgctgctgctgctaatttctatgccgctgctgctgctgctactagtttcaatgctgctgctgctgctaccagttttgatgccgctgctgctgctgctactacttttgatgctgctgctgctgctactagttccaaaGCCCCCgccgctgcagctgctgctacttgtTCCAAAGCCGCCACCCCTGCTTCTGCTGCTACTGATTTTGATGCCGCTGCTTTTGCTGCTACTAGTTTcaatgctgctgctgctactagtttttttatgccgctgctgctgctactagttttgATGCCGCtggtgctgctgctactagtttcgatgccgctgctgctgctactagttccgaagCCGCCgccgctgcagctgctgctacttgtTACGAAGCCAccactgctgcttctgctgctactTGTTCCGAAGCCCCCGCCGCTGCTTATGCTGCTACTAGTTCAGAGGCTTctgctgctactagttctgatgccgccactgctgctgctactagttcttaTGCAgccgctgctgctactagttctgatgccaccactgctgctactagttctgatgccaccactgctgctactagttccaaaGCCAccactgctgctactagttccaatGCTTCTACTACTAGTTCTGATGCTGCTCCTACTAGTTCCAATGCTGCTGCTACATGTTCCAATGCTGCTCCTACTAGTCCCAATGCTGATGCTACTAGTCCCAATGCTGCTGCATATGCTGCTACTAAgttttgctgctgctactagttccaatGCCACTGCTGTTGCTGATGCTACTAGTGCTGATGCCACTACTTTTGCTACTGTTGATACTAGTTCCAATGCAGCTTGTGCTGCTACTGGTTCCTATGATACTGCTGCTACTGGTTCCTATGATACTGCTGCTACTATTTCCGATGTCGCTGCAGTGACTGCTACTAGTTCTAATGCCGCTGCATCTTCTGCTACTAATTTCGGTGTCGCTGCAGCTGCTGCTCCTAGTTTTGGTGTCGCTGCAGCTGCTACTGCTAGTTTCGGTGTCGCTGCTGCTGATGCTAGTCCCGATGTCGCTGCTGATGATGCTACTAGTTTCGGTGTCGCTGCTGATGATGCTACTAGTTTCGGtgtcgctgctgctgctgctaggcTCGATGTCGCTATTACTGCTACTATTCCCGATGCCGTTGCTGCTGCTACTTGTTCTGATGCCAgtgcttttgctgctgctgctactagttccaatGCGGCTTCTGCTGCTATTACTTCCTATGATGCTGCAGTGACTGCTACTAGTtctaatgctgctgctgctgctactagtcccgatgccgctgctgctgctactagtcctGATgccactgctgctgctactagtcccGAGGCCGCTGTTGCTGGTACTATTCCCGATGCCACTGCTCCTGATATTAGTCCCGATGCCGCCGCTGCTCGGGCTGCTACTATGCCCGCTGTGCTGCTCCTGCTACTAGTCCTGAAGCCGATGGTGCTACGAGTCCCGATGTCGATACTGCTACCAGTCCCGATGCTgtcactgctgctgctactagtatCGATGCTGCTGCTGATACTAGTCCCGATGCTGCTACTGGTCCTGATGCCGCTGCTGCTCTGGCTATTAATCCTGAAGCCAGTACTGCTACTAATCCCGATGCCATCACTAGTGCTACAACTAGTCTCTATGACGATGCTCCTGCTGGTACTATACCCAATGCCTCTGCTGCTACTAGTAGTCCAGATTTTGCAGCTGCTGCTACTAGTAGTCCTGATGTTGTAGCTTCTGCTACTTGTAGCCCAGATGTTGCAGCTGCTGCTACTTGTAGTCCTGATGTTGCAGCTGCTGCTACTTGTAGTCCTGATGTTGCAGCTGCTGCTACTTGTAGTCCTGATGTTGCAGCTGCTGCTACTTGTAGTCCTGATGTTGCAGCTGCTGCTACTAGTAGTCCTGATGTTGCAGCTGCTGCTACTAGTAGTCCTGATGTTGCAGCTGCTGCTACTAGTAGTCCTGATGTTGCAGCTGCTACTAGTAGTCCACGCAGCTGCTGCTACTAGTAGTCCtgatgttgctgctgctgctcctagttttgatgttgctgctgctgctactagttttgatgttgctgctgctgctactagttttaatgttgctgctgctgctgctgctcctagttttgatgttgctgctgctgctactagttttgatgttgctgctgctgctactagttttaatgttgctgctgctgctactactactactagttttgttgctgccactgctgctgctactagtttctgccactgctgttgctgctgctactcgTTCCTGccactgctgttgctgctgctactagttcctgccactgctgttgctgctgctacgaGTTCCAATGCcactgctgttgctgttgctactAGTCCGGATACCGTTGCTGTTGCTACTAGTCCGGATActcctgctgctactgctactagtCCCGatgctgccgctgctgctgctactagtcccgatgctgccgctgctgctgctactagtcccGATGCCCCTGCTGCTCCTATTACTAGTCCTGATAcccctgctgctgctactagtcctGATGCCCATGCTGCTCCTGTTACTAGTCCCGGTGCCAATTATGCTACTAGTCCCaatgctgatgctgctgctactagtcCCGATACCGCCGCTGCTACTGCTACTAGCGTGATGTGAGAGTATTCCGACACTGCAGATTCTGATATGGGTCGAGTTATCCCCTTCTGTTAGTCTTATGCCAGTCATTTAAAAAGCTGCCGTCCAAGTTGGTACATAATTTAcattcagaaaaaagaaaaattacaagccAAGGgctctaggatttttttttcttctaaagtaGATCTAATATCTACTTATCTTACAAAtcacacacttatacaattattgGAATTAAAGCTTTATAGAGTATATACTAACAATGTCAACTCGAGCTcccaaagaaaattaattatagGCACCACCAGTTGGACTATAACCGACCCCGAACACATGAAAATTCTCTAATTATCCCCATTAATTTAATAAGCAAATATTAAGTAATTGGATTTAATTTTATCGCCATATGTGTTTATTGATGAAGTTACTAACA
Proteins encoded in this window:
- the LOC137628515 gene encoding pneumococcal serine-rich repeat protein-like; translation: MPLLSNAACAATGSYDTAATGSYDTAATISDVAAVTATSSNAAASSATNFGVAAAAAPSFGVAAAATASFGVAAADASPDVAADDATSFGVAADDATSFGVAAAAARLDVAITATIPDAVAAATCSDASAFAAAATSSNAASAAITSYDAAVTATSSNAAAAATSPDAAAAATSPDATAAATSPEAASRCRRCSGCYYARCAAPATSPEADGATSPDVDTATSPDAVTAAATSIDAAADTSPDAATGPDAAAALAINPEASTATNPDAITSATTSLYDDAPAGTIPNASAATSSPDFAAAATSSPDVVASATCSPDVAAAATCSPDVAAAATCSPDVAAAATCSPDVAAAATCSPDVAAAATSSPDVAAAATSSPDVAAAATSSPDVAAATSSPRSCCYYFVAATAAATSFCHCCCCCYSFLPLLLLLLLVPATAVAAATSSNATAVAVATSPDTVAVATSPDTPAATATSPDAAAAAATSPDAAAAAATSPDAPAAPITSPDTPAAATSPDAHAAPVTSPGANYATSPNADAAATSPDTAAATATSVM
- the LOC137628514 gene encoding pneumococcal serine-rich repeat protein-like codes for the protein MALLMLLLLRPDGAADAAATTSPDAAADAAATTSPDAAADAAATTSSDAAADAAATTSSEAAADAATNSFDADVAAATATTSSDAAAAATSFNATAATTNSDAAAATTSSDAAAAATASSNAAAAATASSNAAATASSAAAATASSNVAAAAITSSNVAAAAITSSNVAAAAITSSNVAAATTSSEAADAAAATTSSEAADAAAAATSSEAAAATTSSDADAAATSSDAAAAANFYATAFAATSFNAAAAATSFDAAAAAATSFDAAAAATSSKAPAAAAAATFFYAAAAATSFDAAGAAATSFNAAAAATSSDAAADAAATTNPNATADAAVATSPDAVADAAATTCSDATADAATTNSSDAAADAATTSFDAEVAAAADTTSSDAAAAAATTNSDAAAATTRCDADAAATTISDAVADAAATTRSDAIAAATTSSDADGASATSSDAAAASATSSDAAAATTSSEVDAAAATSFDAADAAAATTSSDTAAATTSSDAAAATTSSDADVAAAATISSNVAATSSEAADAAAAATSSEAAAATTSFEAAAVPASATSSEAAAATTSSDAAAATNFNAAAGAATNFNAAAGAATSFKAPTTASAATCSEAPAAASAATSSEASNATSSDAATSSDAAAAAAATSSDAATAADATSSNALAAATSSDVATTSSDAVATSSLTATSSNAAAASATNFGVAAAAAPSFGAAAAAATSFGVAAADATSSDAAADAASSDATATTTSYNAPAAASSDAAAASSNAAAAAASSNAGAAASSNAGAAASSNAAAAAASSNAATSFDASADASSKASAAATSSDAAATAISRCRCYAAAATSPDAAADAAATTSPDAAADAAATTSPDAAADAAATTSPDGAADAAATTSPDGAADAAATTSPDAAADAAATTSPDAAADAAATTSSDAAADAAATTSSEAAADAATNSFDADVAAATATTSSDAAAAATSFNATAATTNSDAAAATTRSDAVAAATTSSNATAATSFDAAAASSSDAAAATASSDAAAATFFYAAAAATSFDAAGAAATSFDAAAAATSSEAAAAAAAATCYEATTAASAATCSEAPAAAYAATSSEASAATSSDAATAAATSSYAAAAATSSDATTAATSSDATTAATSSKATTAATSSNASTTSSDAAPTSSNAAATCSNAAPTSPNADATSPNAAAYAATKFCCCY
- the LOC137628513 gene encoding pneumococcal serine-rich repeat protein-like, coding for MPLLLLLILMPLLLAATNSDTAAAAATSSDADVASAATSSDSAAATSSDAAAASAAASSAAAASAAASSAAAASAAASSAAAAAASSAAAAASSEAADAAAAATSSGIAAADATSSDATATTTSYDAPAAAASSDAAAAADSPDAAAAAATAAAATSSDAGAAAVAAASSDAAAAASSDAAAAAATSSDAGAAAVAAASSDAGAAAVAAASSDAAAAAAASSDAAAAAAASSDAAAAAASSDAGATAATSSDPSAATSFKASAAATNFDAAGAAIVPIPLFDAASAPATSPDAVAASSGIAAADTTSSDAPAVATSSDAIAAATSFDATSAASSKASAAATSSDATAAAAPTRSNATAATTADASASAAAISSDAATAATSSDATAAASSSDAAAGDAVTSSDVATSSNAISAAVTNSDAAGATSSDTAGAAATSFNAAAAATSSDAAADAAATTNPNATADAAVATSPDAVADAAATTCSDATADAATTNSSDAAADAATTSFDAEVAAAADTTSSDAAAAAATTNSDAAAATTRCDADAAATTISDAVADAAATTRSDAIAAATTSSDADGASATSSDAAAASATSSDAAAATTSSEVDAAAATSFDAADAAAATTSSDTAAATTSSDAAAATTSSDADVAAAATISSNVAATSSEAADAAAAATSSEAAAATTSFEAAAVPASATSSEAAAATTSSDAAAATNFNAAAGAATNFNAAAGAATSFKAPTTASAATCSEAPAAASAATSSEASNATSSDAATSSDAAAAADATSSNALAAATSSDVATTSSDAVATSSLTATSSNAAAASATNFGVAAAAAPSFGAAAAAATSFGVAAADATSSDAAADAASSDATATTTSYNAPAAASSDAAAASSNAGAAASSNAGAAASSNAAAAAASSNAATSFDASADASSKASAAATSSDAAATAIVPMPLLLFPMPLLLQVLMLPLLLLLVLMPLLLLVPMPPLRLLVPMPPLLLLVPMRRCCY